One Heptranchias perlo isolate sHepPer1 chromosome 5, sHepPer1.hap1, whole genome shotgun sequence DNA window includes the following coding sequences:
- the LOC137322196 gene encoding zonadhesin-like, producing MGTIVLENGTIVVENWAIVIEYVIIVENGIIVAENETIVEEKGTIVVENGTIFLENANIVVENVIILENVNIVVENGTIVVENGTIVADNGAIVVGNVTIVVENGTIVLENRTIVVENGTFVVENGTIVVENGTIFVENRTIVVENGTFVVENRTIVVQNRTIVVENGNVLRLETIVENGTFVVENGTIVVDNGTIVEENGTIVVEHGNFVVENGNKVVENGIIVVENGTITVENGTIVVENGTIVVENGTIVAENKNIVVENGTIVVENGTIVNENIVVENGVIVVENGSIIEENGTNVEENGTIVVDNGTILVENGTIVVEHGSFVVENGTTVVENGNIIVEIEAIVVENGTIFVETGTIVVETENIVVENGTIVDETGATVVDNGTIVAGNEAIVVGNVTIVM from the exons ATGGGAACCATTGTTCTGgagaatgggaccattgttgtagagaattggGCCATTGTTATAGAATATGTGATCATTGTAGAGAATGGAATCATTGTTGCAGAGAATGAAACAATTGTTGAAGAGAAAGGAACCATTGTAGTAGAGAATGGGACCATCTTTTTAGAGAATGCGAACATCGTTGTGGAGAATGTGATCATTCTAGAAAATGtgaacattgttgtagagaatggaaccATTGTTGTGGAGAATGGGACAATTGTTGCAGACAATGGAGCCATTGTTGTAGGGAATGTGACCATCGTTGTGGAGAATGGGACCATTGTTTTAGAGAATAGGactattgttgtagagaatggaacctttgttgtagagaatggaaccattgttgtagagaatggaaccATTTTTGTAGAGAATAGGactattgttgtagagaatggaaccTTTGTTGTAGAGAATAGAACCATTGTTGTACAGAATAggaccattgttgtagagaatgggaatGTTCTT AGATTGGAAACCATTGTTGAGAATGGAActtttgttgtagagaatgggaccattgttgtgGACAATGGGACAATTGTTGAAGAGAATGGAACCATTGTTGTAGAGCATGGAAactttgttgtagagaatggtaACAAGGTTGTAGAGAACGGaatcattgttgtagagaatggaaccATTACTGTAGAAAATGGAACCATTGTTGTGGAGAATGGAACCATTGTTGTGGAGAATGGAACCATTGTTGCAGAGAATAAGAACATTGTGGTCGAGAATGGAACCATTGTTGTGGAGAATGGAACCATTGTT AATGagaacattgttgtagagaatggggtcattgttgtagagaatgggagtATTATTGAAG agaatgggaccaATGTTGAAGAGAATGGAACCATTGTTGTGGACAATGGGACAATTCTTGTAGAGAATGGAACCATTGTTGTAGAGCATGGGAgctttgttgtagagaatgggactACTGTTGTAGAGAATGGAAACATTATTGTAGAGATTGAAGCCATTGTTGTAGAAAATGGAACCATTTTTGTAGAGACTGGAACTATTGTTGTGGAGACTGagaacattgttgtagagaatggaactATTGTTGACGAGACAGGGGCCACTGTTGTGGACAATGGGACAATTGTTGCAGGAAATGAAGCCATTGTTGTAGGGAATGTGACCATCGTTATGTAG
- the LOC137322197 gene encoding zonadhesin-like has translation MDNGTILAENGSFVVENGTIVVENGSIVMDNGTILAENGSFVVENVTIVVDNGTIVAENGTIVVEHGRFIVENGTIVEERGTIAVENGTIVVENVSIVVETGNIVVENGTIVVENGNIVVDNGTIVAENGNIVVENGTIVLENGTIVVENGTIVLENGTIVLVNGTIVVENGTLVLVNGTAVVENGTNVRLETIVENGTFVVENGTIVLGNGTNVAENGTIVVKHGNFVVENGNNVVEKGIIVVENGTIVVENGTIVVESGTIVVDNENIVVENGTIVVENGTIVVENRKIIVENGIIVVGNGTIVVENGAIVVENGTIVVENGTIVVENGTIVVDNGTIVAENGTIIVEHGSFVGENGKFVGENENNVVENGTIVVEN, from the exons ATGGACAATGGGACAATTCTTGCAGAGAATGGAAgctttgttgtagagaatggaactattgttgtagagaatggatcCATTGTTATGGACAATGGGACAATTCTTGCAGAGAATGGAAGCTTTGTTGTTGAGAATGTCACCATTGTTGTGGACAATGGGACAATTGTTGCAGAGAATGGGACCATTGTAGTAGAGCATGGACGCTTTATTGTAGAGAATGGGACTATTGTTGAAGAGAGAGGAACAATTGCTGTAGAGAATGGGactattgttgtagagaatgtatCCATTGTTGTAGAGACTGgaaacattgttgtagagaatgggaccattgttgtagagaatgggaacATTGTTGTGGACAATGGGACAATTGTTGCAGAGAATGgaaacattgttgtagagaatgggaccattgttTTAGAGAATGGGACTATTGTTGTGGAGAATGGGACCATTGTTTTAGAGAATGGGACTATTGTTTTAGTGAATGGGactattgttgtagagaatggaaccCTTGTTTTAGTGAATGGAACCGCGGTTGTAGAGAATGGAACCAATGTT AGATTGGAAACCATTGTTGAGAATGGAActtttgttgtagagaatgggaccattgttCTGGGCAACGGGACAAATGTTGCAGAGAATGGAACCATTGTTGTAAAGCATGGAAactttgttgtagagaatggtaACAATGTTGTAGAGAAAGGGATCATTGTTGTGGAGAATGGAACCATTGTTGTGGAGAATGGAACCATTGTTGTAGAAAGTGGAACCATTGTTGTAGACAATGAGAACATTGTGGTAGAGAACGGAACCATTGTTGTGGAGAATGGGACTATTGTTGTAGAGAATCGAAAGATTATTGTAGAGAATGGAATTATTGTTGTAGggaatgggaccattgttgtggagaatggggccattgttgtagagaatgggaccattgttgtagagaatgggaccattgttgtagagaatgggaccattgttgtgGACAATGGAACAATTGTTGCAGAGAATGGAACCATTATAGTAGAGCATGGAAGCTTTGTTGGAGAGAATGGAAAATTTGTTGGAGAGAATGAAAACAatgttgtagagaatggaaccattgttgtagagaattga